Below is a window of Nitrospirota bacterium DNA.
GCGAACGCGTTGTTGTGAACTCTATTCCGATCGCTCAAAAAGATGTCATACGACTGACCCGCTCGATTATGAATTCAATGAAGCATACCCCGACTTTTTTTGAATTCACGACGGCGATGGCCTTTTTATATTTTTTGGAACAGCAGGCCGATATTGCCGTAATCGAAGTTGGGCTGGGCGGGAGATTGGATTCGACGAACGTTTTAACCCCGCTGGTTTCAGTGATTACCAATATCGACTATGATCATCAGGAATATCTGGGAAGCACCCTGTTTGAAATAGGCAACGAAAAGGCCGGGATTATTAAAAAAGGGGTTCCCGTGGTTTCAGGCGTTTCTCAACCTGGGGTCCGTGACCTGATCTCCCGGACGGCCGCTTCCCTGAATGCCCCGGTTTTTCGTTTAGGGAGCGATTTTTCATTCAAATCCTTAACGTCTGCGCAATTTCAAAGTTTTTTTGACTACAAAGGGATCAATCGTTCTTTTTCCAATTTGTCGACCCCATTACTGGGGGAGCATCAAAAAGCCAATGTTTCTCTTGCCCTGGCTGCGTTGGAGTTAATCCTGGAAAAAGGTTTCAAAGTCACGGAAGAACATCTAAGAGAAGGAATTCAAAAGGTTGACTGGCCCGGAAGAATTGAAATCATTAAGGAAAAACCTTTGATGATTTTAGACGGCGCCCATAACCCGGCAGGGGCCAGAGTGTTGGCTGAATTTTTACGGGGATTGAATTCTTCGGGGAATAAATATTTAATTCTCGGTATTATGAAAGATAAAGATATTTACAAAATCGGCGAGGCCTTATTTCCCTGGGCGGACGAAATCATTTTAACCCAACCGCATTTTCAGCGCGCGGCTCCGCCTCAAGACCTCCGCGAGGCTCTCCCCCCAACCTCTAAACCTGTTCATCTGATTGAAACGATCAGTGAGACGCTCCGATTTTTAAGAACCAGGACCCTTCCCGATGACATCATTTGTTTCGCGGGGTCTCTTTATACCATCGGAGAGGTTAAGGCGGCCCTGGAAGGAATTCATATTACTGTACCCCTTCATGGATAAGACCCGCCTCCTATTTTTTCCCTTCATCCTTTATTTTTTTATTATGATGACCTCT
It encodes the following:
- a CDS encoding bifunctional folylpolyglutamate synthase/dihydrofolate synthase → MTYQKTLEYLFLLQKNGMKLGLSSMFELLSNLNNPHQNLKTIHVGGTNGKGSTCSTLAACLQASGYKVGLYTSPHLIDFSERVVVNSIPIAQKDVIRLTRSIMNSMKHTPTFFEFTTAMAFLYFLEQQADIAVIEVGLGGRLDSTNVLTPLVSVITNIDYDHQEYLGSTLFEIGNEKAGIIKKGVPVVSGVSQPGVRDLISRTAASLNAPVFRLGSDFSFKSLTSAQFQSFFDYKGINRSFSNLSTPLLGEHQKANVSLALAALELILEKGFKVTEEHLREGIQKVDWPGRIEIIKEKPLMILDGAHNPAGARVLAEFLRGLNSSGNKYLILGIMKDKDIYKIGEALFPWADEIILTQPHFQRAAPPQDLREALPPTSKPVHLIETISETLRFLRTRTLPDDIICFAGSLYTIGEVKAALEGIHITVPLHG